A single genomic interval of Nostoc commune NIES-4072 harbors:
- a CDS encoding c-type cytochrome: MDNQITKPEILIQRIVLLTLAILLAVSLGFFGVQLVQASDPYVKSVLSLTGNPVQGHAIFQINCAGCHGLEADGRVGPSLQAVSKHKSRYGLIRQVISGETPPMPKFQPSPQEMADLLNYLESL, from the coding sequence TTGGATAACCAGATTACCAAACCTGAAATTTTGATTCAAAGGATCGTTTTATTGACGCTGGCTATACTGCTAGCAGTCTCTTTGGGCTTTTTTGGTGTTCAGTTGGTTCAAGCCTCCGATCCATACGTTAAGAGCGTTCTATCCTTAACAGGAAACCCAGTTCAAGGACACGCGATCTTTCAAATTAATTGTGCTGGCTGTCATGGCTTGGAAGCAGATGGGCGAGTAGGCCCCAGTTTGCAAGCTGTTTCAAAGCATAAGTCTCGATATGGACTGATTCGCCAAGTGATCAGTGGCGAAACTCCGCCAATGCCAAAATTCCAACCTAGCCCCCAAGAAATGGCGGATCTTTTGAATTATTTAGAGTCATTGTAA
- the rsmD gene encoding 16S rRNA (guanine(966)-N(2))-methyltransferase RsmD encodes MSLRIYGNRQLKTLPGKETRPTSARVREAVFNIWQGEIAGCRWLDLCAGTGSMGAEALCRGASLVVGIEQSSRACATIQQNWQQVANTEQELRVLRGDIFQQLKTLLGKQFDRIYFDPPYASGLYQPVLEAIAHYQLLDPSGEIAVEHASQGWTPPEILAWEICREKVYGNTSLTFYRIVQ; translated from the coding sequence ATGAGCCTGAGAATTTACGGGAATCGCCAGCTAAAAACTTTACCTGGAAAAGAAACTAGACCAACTAGTGCGCGGGTAAGAGAAGCAGTGTTTAATATTTGGCAGGGAGAAATTGCAGGTTGTCGCTGGCTAGATTTGTGCGCGGGTACTGGTTCAATGGGCGCAGAGGCTTTGTGTAGAGGAGCCAGCCTAGTAGTGGGAATTGAACAATCGAGCCGAGCCTGTGCCACCATCCAACAAAATTGGCAGCAGGTAGCGAATACCGAGCAAGAACTTCGGGTATTGCGGGGAGATATTTTCCAACAGTTAAAGACTTTATTAGGCAAGCAATTCGATAGAATTTACTTTGATCCACCTTATGCCAGTGGATTGTATCAGCCAGTTTTAGAAGCGATCGCTCACTATCAACTTTTAGATCCTAGCGGTGAAATCGCAGTTGAACACGCCTCACAAGGTTGGACACCGCCAGAGATTCTCGCTTGGGAAATTTGCCGCGAGAAAGTTTACGGCAACACATCACTTACTTTCTATAGAATTGTCCAGTGA
- a CDS encoding DUF3370 domain-containing protein, with product MLPLLLIFPIAQLTPATPPPEEVVQPQEVRPLPGQLDTVPTFNSNSPELVLKEGILLSTFPPNGKKVPKAHLNFPFRGRFDIFAHHITRAEPAENLRSLYLGIILHNPGSEAVKVNILQAASYLSQPDAPFIELPSFSQNLLGTIFAGPGDRVMSDVLRGRRQEIFPAQIEIPPGQSRMLLNLPIPVQGLTPPLNGRSTLIRLQSNGTVYAASLAMFARVNPDGSERSLRQPEAGTPTLEEWQNLLDNGDLAGPRDKAPTPLEETGKPRIYGRVAGVAGGSRWRALLVDNPKARYLTIPQPGQMFSYPLSSLHGGTLGTGQIQSATMLVRYPDTAYRAHGNYGIQYNLKLPLYNNTRSPQTVSVSIQTPLKEDQLGKPGLRFLSTPARQVFFRGTVRIRYKDEQNQPRTQFVHLVQKRGQPGEPLVLLNMKAGDRSLVEVDFLYPPDATPPQVLTVSTQAEPR from the coding sequence ATGTTGCCATTGTTACTAATTTTCCCAATTGCTCAATTAACTCCTGCCACGCCACCACCTGAAGAAGTCGTGCAACCACAAGAAGTGCGTCCTTTACCAGGACAATTGGATACAGTACCGACGTTTAACAGCAATAGTCCAGAATTGGTTTTGAAAGAAGGAATTTTACTCTCCACCTTTCCACCAAATGGGAAAAAAGTGCCAAAGGCGCATTTGAATTTTCCCTTTCGAGGACGATTTGATATTTTTGCCCATCATATTACTAGAGCTGAACCAGCAGAGAATTTGCGCTCGCTCTATCTAGGAATAATTTTGCACAACCCTGGTTCAGAAGCAGTAAAGGTGAATATTTTGCAGGCGGCGAGTTATTTGAGTCAACCGGATGCACCATTTATTGAGCTACCATCTTTTAGTCAAAATCTTTTGGGTACAATTTTTGCTGGCCCAGGCGATCGCGTCATGTCTGATGTACTGAGAGGACGGCGACAAGAGATTTTTCCTGCCCAAATTGAGATTCCACCAGGGCAAAGTCGGATGTTACTAAATTTACCAATTCCTGTGCAGGGATTGACACCACCCCTGAATGGTCGGTCTACATTGATCCGACTGCAAAGTAATGGCACTGTCTATGCAGCTAGCCTAGCTATGTTTGCACGGGTTAATCCCGATGGTAGTGAGCGATCCCTACGACAACCCGAAGCGGGAACGCCGACTTTAGAAGAGTGGCAAAATTTACTAGATAATGGTGATTTGGCTGGGCCACGGGATAAAGCGCCCACTCCCTTAGAAGAAACTGGCAAACCAAGAATTTACGGGCGTGTTGCTGGAGTGGCTGGTGGTTCACGATGGAGAGCTTTATTAGTAGATAATCCTAAAGCGAGGTATTTGACTATTCCCCAGCCTGGTCAAATGTTTTCCTACCCTCTGAGTAGCCTGCATGGTGGCACATTAGGAACTGGTCAAATTCAAAGTGCTACTATGCTGGTGCGCTATCCTGACACCGCATATCGCGCTCATGGGAACTATGGGATTCAATATAATCTCAAGTTGCCGCTATATAACAATACTCGAAGTCCTCAAACTGTAAGCGTGTCGATACAAACACCACTCAAGGAGGATCAATTGGGAAAACCGGGGTTGCGCTTTCTTAGTACACCAGCCCGTCAAGTATTCTTTCGAGGTACAGTGCGGATACGTTACAAAGATGAGCAAAATCAGCCAAGAACTCAGTTTGTGCATTTAGTGCAAAAGAGAGGTCAACCAGGGGAACCCTTAGTTTTATTAAATATGAAAGCAGGCGATCGCTCTTTAGTAGAAGTTGACTTTCTCTATCCGCCAGATGCTACACCACCGCAAGTATTAACAGTTTCAACTCAAGCGGAACCTCGGTAA
- a CDS encoding peptidylprolyl isomerase yields MTEAIQIGNRTITASELISLLANYQMLPHLQRELIIDEAIEQNSRSANVAICTPEEVAQAKQQFYAEKQFKNEEDIQTWMANQGLTPEQLEVIITRKLKIEKFKQATWGNKLESYFFQSKTKLDKVIYSLLRTQDVGIAQELYFRIQAKENSFADLAREYSLGPEAQTGGLVGPIELNALHPIMVQMLSSSQPGQILPPTRIADWFVILRLEKFIPAQLDEFMKVRLLNELFETWLQEQQKQIMSAPLSEAGTKQHGEGDQPLT; encoded by the coding sequence ATGACTGAAGCGATCCAAATCGGTAATCGTACAATCACAGCTAGTGAACTGATTTCCTTACTGGCAAATTACCAAATGCTGCCACATTTGCAGCGCGAATTGATTATTGATGAGGCAATAGAACAAAACTCACGCTCTGCCAACGTAGCAATATGTACACCTGAGGAAGTAGCCCAAGCTAAACAGCAGTTTTACGCTGAAAAACAGTTCAAAAATGAAGAAGACATCCAGACTTGGATGGCAAATCAAGGGCTGACTCCCGAACAACTAGAAGTCATTATCACTCGTAAGCTTAAAATTGAAAAATTCAAGCAAGCTACCTGGGGTAATAAACTAGAATCCTACTTTTTTCAGTCCAAGACAAAACTAGATAAAGTAATTTATTCTCTACTGCGAACCCAGGATGTGGGAATAGCCCAAGAACTTTACTTCCGGATTCAGGCAAAAGAAAACTCTTTTGCTGACTTGGCCCGTGAATATTCACTGGGGCCAGAAGCCCAAACTGGAGGCTTAGTAGGCCCGATTGAACTGAATGCACTACATCCGATAATGGTGCAAATGCTATCTAGTAGTCAACCCGGTCAGATATTGCCCCCTACCCGCATCGCCGACTGGTTCGTGATTTTGCGGTTAGAAAAATTTATCCCAGCACAACTGGATGAATTTATGAAAGTGCGGCTACTCAATGAACTCTTTGAAACCTGGCTACAAGAACAGCAAAAGCAAATCATGTCTGCACCACTATCAGAGGCGGGGACGAAACAACACGGAGAGGGTGATCAACCTTTAACCTAA
- a CDS encoding DNA-directed RNA polymerase subunit gamma: MRPAQTNQFDYVKIGLASPERIRQWGERTLPNGQVVGEVTKPETINYRTLKPEMDGLFCERIFGPAKDWECHCGKYKRVRHRGIVCERCGVEVTESRVRRHRMGYIKLAAPVAHVWYLKGIPSYISILLDMPLRDVEQIVYFNSYVVLSPGNAETLTYKQLLSEDQWLEIEDQIYSEDSVLQGVEVGIGAEALLRLLADINLEQEAESLREEIGNAKGQKRAKLIKRLRVIDNFIATGSKPEWMVMAVIPVIPPDLRPMVQLDGGRFATSDLNDLYRRVINRNNRLARLQEILAPEIIVRNEKRMLQEAVDALIDNGRRGRTVVGANNRPLKSLSDIIEGKQGRFRQNLLGKRVDYSGRSVIVVGPKLKIHQCGLPREMAIELFQPFVINRLIRSGMVNNIKAAKKLISRNDPSVWDVLEEVIEGHPVMLNRAPTLHRLGIQSFEPILVEGRAIQLHPLVCPAFNADFDGDQMAVHVPLSLESQAEARLLMLASNNILSPATGRPIITPSQDMVLGAYYLTAENPGATKGAGNYFSSLEDVIMAFQQDQIDLHAYIYVRFDGEIESDQPDTEPLKVTENEDGTRTLLYKFRRVRQDAKGNVLSQYIYTTPGRVIYNNAIQEALAS, translated from the coding sequence ATGAGACCTGCCCAAACTAATCAGTTTGACTACGTAAAAATCGGCTTGGCTTCCCCTGAACGGATTCGCCAGTGGGGCGAGAGAACATTGCCCAATGGTCAAGTAGTCGGTGAAGTTACCAAGCCAGAAACGATTAATTACCGAACTCTCAAGCCAGAAATGGATGGCTTGTTTTGTGAGCGCATCTTTGGCCCCGCTAAAGACTGGGAATGCCATTGTGGTAAGTACAAAAGAGTTCGTCATAGAGGTATTGTCTGTGAACGCTGTGGGGTAGAAGTCACTGAGTCACGGGTGCGTCGCCACCGCATGGGCTATATTAAACTCGCCGCACCAGTAGCTCACGTTTGGTATCTCAAGGGTATTCCTAGCTATATTTCCATCCTGTTGGATATGCCCTTGCGGGATGTCGAGCAGATTGTCTATTTCAACTCTTATGTTGTCCTGAGTCCAGGTAATGCCGAAACTTTAACTTACAAACAGCTACTGAGTGAAGACCAGTGGTTGGAAATAGAAGACCAAATTTATAGCGAAGATTCTGTGCTGCAAGGCGTAGAAGTAGGTATTGGGGCTGAAGCGCTGTTGCGTTTGCTTGCCGATATCAATTTGGAACAAGAAGCCGAAAGCCTACGCGAAGAAATTGGCAACGCCAAGGGACAAAAGCGGGCCAAGCTAATTAAGCGACTGCGGGTAATTGACAACTTCATCGCTACTGGTTCCAAACCAGAGTGGATGGTAATGGCAGTTATTCCCGTGATTCCGCCCGACTTGCGCCCAATGGTACAACTAGATGGCGGACGGTTTGCCACTAGCGATTTGAATGATTTGTATCGGCGGGTAATTAACCGCAACAATCGTTTGGCACGCTTGCAAGAAATTTTGGCGCCAGAAATTATTGTGCGGAACGAAAAGCGGATGCTGCAAGAAGCAGTGGATGCTTTGATTGACAATGGTCGTCGCGGACGCACTGTGGTAGGGGCAAATAACCGACCCCTGAAATCTTTGTCCGACATTATTGAGGGTAAGCAAGGACGTTTCCGACAAAACTTGTTAGGTAAACGAGTTGACTACTCTGGACGTTCTGTAATTGTGGTCGGGCCAAAGCTGAAAATTCACCAGTGCGGTTTGCCTAGAGAAATGGCAATTGAGCTATTTCAACCATTTGTGATTAACCGCCTGATTCGTAGCGGCATGGTAAATAACATCAAAGCTGCGAAAAAGCTGATATCCCGCAATGATCCCAGTGTTTGGGATGTACTGGAAGAGGTAATTGAAGGACACCCTGTAATGCTAAACCGGGCACCAACGTTGCACCGTTTGGGTATTCAATCTTTTGAACCAATTTTGGTAGAAGGTAGAGCGATTCAACTGCATCCTCTAGTGTGTCCAGCGTTTAACGCCGACTTTGACGGTGACCAAATGGCGGTACACGTTCCTCTGTCGTTAGAAAGTCAGGCTGAAGCGCGGTTGTTGATGTTAGCTTCTAACAATATTTTGTCACCAGCCACGGGTAGACCGATCATCACGCCTAGCCAAGATATGGTGTTGGGAGCCTATTATTTAACAGCAGAAAATCCGGGTGCGACAAAAGGAGCAGGAAATTACTTTTCTTCCCTAGAGGATGTAATTATGGCTTTCCAGCAAGATCAAATTGACTTGCACGCCTATATCTATGTGCGGTTTGACGGTGAAATAGAATCAGACCAACCGGATACAGAACCCCTGAAAGTGACGGAAAACGAGGATGGTACGCGCACATTACTCTATAAGTTCCGTCGAGTCAGACAAGACGCTAAAGGCAATGTACTTTCACAGTATATATACACAACTCCTGGCCGCGTTATTTACAACAATGCCATTCAGGAAGCACTTGCAAGCTAA
- a CDS encoding DNA-directed RNA polymerase subunit beta'' yields MTNEKMIFRNRVVDKGQLRNLISWAFTHYGTARTAVMADKLKDLGFRYATKAGVSISVDDLMIPPTKRLLLEAAEEEIRATETRYQRGEITEVERFQKVIDTWNGTSEALKDEVVVHFKKTNPLNSVYMMAFSGARGNISQVRQLVGMRGLMADPQGEIIDLPIKTNFREGLTVTEYIISSYGARKGLVDTALRTADSGYLTRRLVDVSQDVIIREFDCGTTRGIPIRPMTEGAKTLIPLGTRLMGRVIGEDVLHPVTKEVIAPRNTPVTEDLAKKIEKSGVAEVVLRSPLTCEAARSVCQHCYGWSLAHAKMVDLGEAVGIIAAQSIGEPGTQLTMRTFHTGGVFTGEVAQQVRSKIDGTVKLPRKLKTRTYRTRHGEDALYVEANGIMLLEPTKVGDVTPENQEVHLTQGSTLYVFDGNKVKQGQLLAEVALGGRTTRTNTEKAVKDVASDLAGEVQFAEVVPEQKTDRQGNTTTTAARGGLIWILSGEVYNLPPGAELVVKNGDAIASNGVLAETKLTSLHGGVVRLPEATPGKSTREIEIITASVVLDQATVTVQSSQGRNNYLVSTGNNQVFNLRATPGTKVQNGQVVAELIDDRYRTTTGGFLKFAGVEVQKKGKAKLGYEVVQGGTLLWIPEESHEVNKDISLLLVEDGQFVEAGTEVVKDIFCQNSGVIEVTQKNDILREVVVKPGELLMVDDPESVIGRDNTFIQPGEEFQGNVATELRYIQYVETPEGPALLSRPVVEFAVPDNPDVPSTTSVSQQTGRSIQLRAVQRLPYKDSERVKSVEGVELLRTQLVLEIEQEGEQDHNASPLAADIELVEDTEDPEVQRLQLVILESLVIRRDITADATQGSTQTTLEVQDGLTIAPGSVVARTQILCKEGGEVRGVRQGTENVRRCLVLRDADRLTINTSTQPKVKVGDLLVEGTEVAPGVFAPESGQVVDIKSATAASGEESALSTKNYVVTTRIGRPYRVSPGAVLQIEDGDLVQRGDNLVLLVFERAKTGDIIQGLPRIEELLEARKPKEACILCRRGGEVKVVYAESGDEAIAIKVVESNGVVTDYPLGPGQNLIVPDGSIVLAGQPLTDGPSNPHEILEIFFSLGSEDGIYACASHALQKVQSFLVNEVQMVYQSQGIDISDKHIEVIVRQMTNKVRIDDGGDTTMLPGELVELRQVEQVNEAMAITGGARAQYTPVLLGITKASLNTDSFISAASFQETTRVLTEAAIEGKSDWLRGLKENVIIGRLIPAGTGYNTYEEPGAIDDYAAEITSSVLDEVDDPLDMVLDDRTARTYNLDSPTLGESGFGSRRAERSVLDDEDELIADEVADDDDYEEDEEDDDDFDDE; encoded by the coding sequence ATGACTAACGAAAAAATGATTTTTCGCAATCGGGTGGTTGACAAAGGTCAACTGAGAAATTTAATTTCTTGGGCCTTTACGCATTATGGTACGGCGCGAACCGCAGTGATGGCGGACAAACTGAAAGATTTAGGATTTCGCTACGCTACCAAAGCAGGGGTTTCCATCAGTGTAGATGACTTGATGATACCACCAACTAAGCGATTGCTCTTAGAAGCAGCCGAGGAAGAAATTCGCGCTACTGAAACCCGTTATCAACGGGGAGAAATCACTGAAGTAGAACGCTTCCAAAAGGTAATCGATACTTGGAATGGTACTAGTGAAGCTTTGAAGGATGAAGTCGTCGTTCACTTCAAGAAGACTAATCCCCTCAACTCCGTATATATGATGGCATTCTCCGGGGCACGGGGTAACATCTCTCAAGTCCGGCAATTGGTGGGAATGCGGGGACTGATGGCAGATCCTCAAGGGGAAATTATCGATTTACCCATCAAAACCAACTTCCGGGAAGGACTGACTGTGACGGAATATATTATTTCGTCTTACGGTGCCAGAAAAGGTTTGGTGGATACTGCTTTGCGGACGGCTGACTCTGGTTATCTCACCCGCCGTTTGGTGGACGTATCCCAAGATGTGATTATTCGGGAATTTGACTGTGGTACCACCAGAGGAATTCCCATTCGACCAATGACAGAAGGTGCTAAAACCTTGATCCCTCTGGGAACCCGCTTGATGGGACGGGTAATTGGCGAAGATGTGCTGCATCCAGTGACAAAAGAAGTAATTGCACCACGCAATACCCCAGTTACTGAAGATTTGGCCAAGAAAATCGAAAAATCTGGGGTGGCAGAAGTTGTGCTGCGATCGCCCCTAACTTGTGAAGCTGCACGTTCTGTCTGTCAACACTGCTACGGCTGGAGTTTAGCCCACGCTAAGATGGTGGACTTGGGCGAAGCTGTAGGGATTATTGCCGCCCAAAGTATTGGTGAACCTGGTACTCAGCTAACCATGCGGACATTCCACACAGGTGGGGTGTTTACTGGAGAAGTGGCGCAACAAGTTCGTTCTAAAATCGATGGAACTGTTAAGCTTCCCCGCAAACTGAAGACCAGAACATATCGTACCCGCCACGGGGAAGATGCCTTATATGTTGAGGCTAATGGCATCATGCTTTTGGAGCCAACAAAAGTAGGTGATGTTACCCCAGAGAACCAAGAGGTTCATCTTACCCAAGGTTCAACACTATATGTATTTGATGGAAATAAGGTAAAACAAGGTCAGTTGTTGGCAGAGGTTGCCCTTGGTGGACGCACAACTCGGACTAATACAGAAAAAGCAGTTAAAGATGTAGCCTCTGACTTAGCAGGGGAAGTGCAATTTGCCGAAGTTGTTCCAGAACAAAAAACTGACCGTCAAGGTAATACCACAACCACAGCCGCACGCGGTGGCTTGATTTGGATTTTGTCTGGGGAAGTTTACAACTTACCACCTGGTGCAGAATTGGTAGTGAAAAATGGTGATGCGATCGCTTCTAACGGAGTTTTAGCAGAAACCAAGTTAACCAGTTTGCACGGCGGTGTGGTGCGCTTACCAGAAGCTACCCCAGGTAAGAGTACTAGAGAAATTGAAATTATCACTGCTTCTGTGGTACTAGATCAAGCAACGGTGACAGTCCAAAGTTCTCAAGGTCGCAATAATTACTTAGTCTCCACTGGTAACAACCAAGTATTTAACCTCAGAGCCACACCAGGCACAAAAGTGCAAAATGGTCAAGTGGTAGCTGAGTTAATTGATGACCGCTATCGGACAACCACTGGTGGATTCCTGAAATTCGCGGGTGTAGAAGTCCAGAAAAAAGGCAAAGCCAAGCTGGGTTATGAAGTCGTGCAGGGCGGTACTCTTTTGTGGATTCCCGAAGAAAGCCACGAAGTTAATAAAGATATCTCCTTGCTGTTGGTAGAAGACGGTCAGTTTGTAGAAGCTGGCACTGAGGTAGTAAAAGATATCTTCTGCCAAAACAGTGGTGTGATAGAAGTTACCCAGAAAAACGACATCCTGCGGGAAGTTGTGGTTAAGCCTGGGGAACTGCTGATGGTGGACGATCCAGAATCAGTTATCGGGCGAGATAACACCTTCATCCAACCAGGTGAGGAATTCCAAGGTAATGTCGCCACGGAATTGCGTTATATCCAGTATGTGGAGACACCAGAAGGGCCTGCCCTGTTGAGTCGTCCAGTTGTTGAGTTTGCCGTACCGGATAATCCAGATGTGCCATCGACTACATCTGTGAGCCAACAAACCGGGCGATCGATTCAGTTGCGGGCTGTGCAGCGACTACCTTACAAAGATTCAGAACGCGTCAAATCTGTTGAAGGCGTGGAACTGCTGCGAACCCAGCTAGTGCTAGAAATTGAGCAAGAAGGGGAACAAGACCATAATGCTTCGCCCCTTGCAGCAGATATTGAATTAGTAGAGGATACCGAAGACCCAGAAGTTCAACGTTTACAACTGGTAATTTTGGAATCCTTGGTAATTCGTCGAGACATTACCGCCGATGCCACCCAAGGTAGCACCCAAACCACACTTGAGGTACAAGATGGGCTTACTATCGCCCCTGGATCTGTGGTTGCACGTACTCAAATCTTATGTAAAGAAGGCGGGGAAGTGCGGGGCGTTCGACAAGGAACCGAAAACGTGCGTCGCTGTTTGGTATTGCGCGATGCTGACAGGTTGACCATTAATACTAGTACTCAGCCAAAAGTAAAAGTGGGTGACTTGCTAGTAGAAGGTACAGAAGTTGCTCCTGGAGTTTTTGCCCCAGAATCAGGACAAGTAGTGGATATCAAAAGTGCCACTGCTGCATCTGGTGAGGAATCAGCCTTGAGTACTAAAAACTACGTTGTTACTACCCGTATCGGTCGCCCTTATCGAGTCAGCCCTGGTGCTGTGTTGCAGATAGAAGACGGCGATTTGGTACAACGGGGTGATAACTTGGTGCTGCTAGTGTTTGAACGCGCCAAAACCGGAGATATTATTCAAGGTTTGCCCCGGATTGAGGAACTACTCGAAGCTCGTAAACCCAAAGAAGCGTGCATTTTATGTCGCCGAGGGGGTGAAGTTAAGGTAGTTTACGCTGAAAGTGGTGATGAAGCGATCGCTATCAAGGTCGTGGAATCAAATGGCGTGGTAACAGATTATCCTCTAGGCCCAGGACAAAATTTGATTGTGCCAGATGGATCGATTGTGTTAGCGGGACAACCATTAACCGATGGCCCATCCAATCCCCACGAAATTTTGGAAATTTTCTTTAGCCTGGGTTCTGAAGATGGAATCTATGCTTGTGCTAGCCATGCTTTGCAGAAGGTACAGTCATTCTTGGTGAATGAAGTGCAAATGGTGTATCAATCTCAAGGGATTGATATTTCCGATAAACACATTGAAGTGATTGTTCGCCAGATGACCAATAAAGTCAGGATTGATGATGGTGGTGACACCACAATGCTTCCTGGTGAATTGGTGGAACTGCGCCAAGTTGAGCAGGTGAACGAAGCTATGGCAATTACAGGCGGTGCTAGGGCACAATATACCCCAGTATTGTTGGGGATCACTAAAGCATCGTTGAACACCGATAGCTTTATCTCCGCCGCATCCTTCCAAGAGACAACACGGGTACTTACCGAAGCAGCTATTGAAGGCAAATCCGATTGGCTGCGCGGCTTAAAGGAAAACGTGATTATCGGGCGATTGATTCCGGCTGGGACTGGCTACAATACCTATGAAGAACCTGGTGCGATCGATGATTATGCTGCTGAAATTACCAGTAGTGTCTTAGATGAAGTTGATGATCCTCTGGATATGGTCTTAGATGACCGCACAGCTCGCACCTATAATTTAGATTCTCCCACTCTTGGGGAATCTGGTTTTGGTAGCAGACGTGCAGAAAGATCAGTTCTAGATGACGAAGATGAATTAATCGCCGATGAAGTCGCAGACGACGACGATTACGAGGAAGATGAGGAAGACGACGATGATTTCGACGATGAATAG
- a CDS encoding Uma2 family endonuclease encodes MVATPNSSYISPEDYLKGEETSPIKHEYRQGQIYAMAGASNAHVIISLNIASMLRNHLRGSGCQTYISDTKAHIESINIYYYPDVIVSCDQRDRAFNNFLRYPSLIVEVLSPTTEAFDRGDKFADYRQMESLQEYVLVSQTRLNVECFRRNSERQWVLYPYGQQDIIHLASVDFRCAVADLYEDVTFESP; translated from the coding sequence ATGGTTGCAACTCCAAATTCTAGCTATATTTCCCCAGAAGACTATCTCAAAGGAGAAGAAACCAGCCCTATCAAGCATGAATATAGACAGGGACAGATTTATGCAATGGCAGGAGCAAGTAACGCCCATGTAATTATTTCTCTTAATATTGCTTCAATGTTGAGAAATCATTTGCGCGGGAGTGGATGTCAGACTTATATCTCAGACACCAAAGCACATATTGAGTCGATTAATATCTATTACTACCCCGATGTTATAGTAAGTTGTGACCAACGAGACAGAGCTTTTAACAACTTTCTGCGTTACCCTTCGTTAATTGTAGAAGTGCTATCTCCAACAACAGAAGCCTTTGACCGAGGTGATAAATTTGCTGACTACCGACAAATGGAGTCACTTCAGGAATATGTACTTGTGAGTCAAACTCGATTAAATGTTGAGTGTTTTCGCCGCAATTCAGAGAGACAATGGGTACTTTATCCCTATGGACAGCAAGACATCATTCATTTGGCAAGTGTAGATTTTCGGTGTGCTGTTGCAGATTTATATGAAGACGTTACTTTTGAATCCCCCTAA
- the hisH gene encoding imidazole glycerol phosphate synthase subunit HisH: MPVIAVVDYEMGNLHSVCKGLEKAGATPNVTYSPKELEQADAIVLPGVGAFDPAVQHLRSRGLEQPIKEAIASGKPFLGICLGLQILFESSAEGTQPGLGIIKGKVRRFRSEPDITIPHMGWNQLEVTQPKSILWEHLPSDPWVYFVHSYYVDPIDPLIRAATVTHGTQTVTAAIAHENLMAVQFHPEKSSNIGLQILSNFVAQVREKIPA, encoded by the coding sequence ATGCCAGTAATTGCGGTCGTAGATTACGAGATGGGAAATTTGCACTCAGTCTGCAAAGGCTTGGAAAAAGCTGGAGCAACTCCTAATGTTACTTATTCTCCAAAGGAATTAGAGCAGGCAGATGCAATAGTTCTGCCGGGAGTGGGAGCATTTGATCCAGCAGTCCAACACCTGCGATCGCGTGGTTTGGAACAACCGATTAAAGAAGCGATCGCATCTGGTAAACCGTTCTTGGGAATTTGTTTAGGATTGCAAATTCTCTTTGAATCAAGTGCAGAAGGTACTCAACCAGGACTAGGAATTATCAAAGGAAAAGTGCGGCGGTTTCGCTCAGAACCTGACATCACTATTCCTCACATGGGTTGGAATCAACTGGAAGTTACTCAACCAAAAAGTATTTTGTGGGAGCATTTACCGTCCGATCCTTGGGTATATTTTGTCCATTCTTACTATGTTGACCCAATAGACCCGCTAATCCGTGCAGCAACTGTTACTCACGGTACTCAAACCGTCACAGCTGCGATCGCCCACGAAAACCTGATGGCAGTCCAATTTCACCCTGAAAAATCCTCTAACATTGGATTGCAAATCCTATCTAATTTTGTTGCTCAAGTCCGCGAAAAAATTCCTGCCTAA
- the petG gene encoding cytochrome b6-f complex subunit V encodes MVEPLLSGIVLGLVFVTLAGLFYAAYKQYKRPNQLGG; translated from the coding sequence GTGGTTGAACCCCTACTATCAGGTATTGTCCTTGGTTTAGTTTTCGTCACCCTTGCTGGACTGTTTTACGCTGCCTATAAGCAATATAAGCGCCCCAATCAGTTGGGGGGATAA
- a CDS encoding response regulator: MATEQKINQETELNSLQHLMGILILLVEDEPDIADLLTFVLEADGAEVIALSDAEAALALVESLHPDILLCNVKLPDHDGNWLIEQIRVHSCLSLRQLPAIAITSYTREVSSHKALNAGFNRFLVKLESPEEIVGEIVHLLSTNL; the protein is encoded by the coding sequence ATGGCAACCGAGCAAAAAATCAATCAAGAAACAGAGTTAAATTCGCTCCAGCACCTTATGGGAATCCTGATTTTACTGGTAGAGGATGAGCCAGATATTGCAGATTTGCTCACCTTTGTTTTGGAAGCAGATGGTGCAGAGGTGATTGCTTTAAGCGATGCAGAAGCAGCCCTTGCCTTGGTAGAATCGCTTCATCCCGATATTCTGCTGTGCAATGTGAAATTGCCCGATCATGATGGAAATTGGTTAATTGAGCAGATTCGAGTGCATTCTTGCTTATCCTTAAGACAGTTGCCTGCGATCGCTATCACTTCTTATACACGGGAAGTCTCAAGTCATAAGGCTTTGAATGCTGGCTTTAATCGATTTTTAGTCAAGCTTGAAAGTCCAGAGGAAATCGTAGGTGAGATTGTTCACCTGCTATCTACGAATCTTTAA